TGTACCCGCTACGGTCATGAAATGCGCCATTTTCGCAGCAATCCACTGTTACTGGATGACAGCAGCCACATTTTCCCAGCACATATGTtagaaaagtattttttatttttttcttgagaacaagtaaaaaaagtattgaaaacaacttaaacccaacaaaaaaatcacaGGCTCTGGACTATAAACATAAATAGCTGCCTTTTAGCTGAAACAAAACCACAAGATCTCTCATAATTTTTCTCGTTCCTTTCTGCCAAAATaatctttctctgtctctctctctttctctctgcgTTAAAACCAAAGTCCAAAGCAAAGTATAGAAGAAGAAGTGAGCGATGAGCACTATGTGGGCTTTCATGGCGAGCTGGTTCACACCCTCTTCGCTTTTCGTTTTCGTCAACCTcaccatcatcaccatcattCTCACCTCTCGTTTCACCTCTCACAGAAAACCACCCCAACATCAACAGCAACAACTGGTACGAGTACCCTCTGTGTTAGAACGAGTCACGTCCTTCAACTTTTCGCTCTACAAGTTCGACCAACCCATCAACCCAGAACCACCAGTGCTCTCCGAATATCCTACCCTCCAGCACTCCGAACCCGAGCATGTTAACCCGGATCCTCCGACCCAAATCGCCAGAACCCCTTCCCTTCTCGAACGGCTCAAGTCTCTATCGGTTCTGTACCGGTCCGACTCGGCCACTCCAGAACCCGAAACTGACACAGACGAATCGGAAGAGCATGCTAACCCGGATCCTCCGACCCAAATCGCCAGAACTCCTTCCCTTCTCGAACGGCTCAAGTCTATATCGGTTCTGTACCGGTCCGACTCGGCCACTCCAGAACCCGAAACTGACACAGACGAATCGGAAGACGAAATTTCGGATCCGGGTCATGACCATTTGGTGAGGAGGAGCAAGTCCGACAAGGCTGGTGGTGTTTTGGTAAAGCGGGGCGAGAAGATGACGAAATCGGCGAGCGAGAAAACGGCGCAGGAAAGGAAGATGGAAACGGCGTCGCTTGGGTTCGACGAAGAGGTGGATGCTAAGGCTGATGATTTCATCAATAGGTTTAAGCAACAGCTACGTCTGCAAAGGCTCAACTCTCTTCTAAGTTCTAGAGGAaagtaatcatttttttttaatgtcccACCTATACATTTCcgaattattttctttttattatttttaaaattttggtttttattcagggttttaaaaaaaaaaaaaaaaaacacaaaatttttcacaccttataagtcataactcataatttggaagaatattacgccatttttgttatgaaattgATTAAGAGACCTCTTTATGAAAAGAAgcttgtgaaaaattttgtgccTTTCTTagatttattgtactgggtggGAATTTAGgctttttcatgtatttttagAATTGAAGGTCGGAATGTAAAGGTGTGCCCTagcaaattctttttttttttttttttggttttgttttggaaaTGTTTGAGGGTATAATGGTCATTTCAGCTCTTGGTGGCACTACATGGAGTGATTTGTGTCAGTGAGGAGAGCCGATGCATTGAAGGGTTTGTTATTGGTAGGAAGGGGAAGAAGTGAAAATAGCCCTTGTGTTCATGGGTGTCTTTGAAAAATGACAAAGATGATCTCTTGGGCTTGCACTGGACTTCGATTGAATTTCATGGGGGTCATTCtgtcatttggcttcttttAGGTTTATTAAAATGATGTAATTTTATGAAGTTCCTTGGAATTGTTACTTAATATTTTGTGTCAGTTTGATGTTTGTTTTAAGTTACTACTTGCATTTTCATAAATCAACTGAGATTGCCTGATGTTACAATTTCTCTTTTGTATGTGCCTTAAAATCTACCTTAATTTAAGGCAAGTGTTTAGTAGCTTAACTGGCGCCTCTATGTGTTTCAAACGGAAACATCAAGATTTATCTTCGCACTCTcgatataattatcaaatttttttttttaaaaaaaaatccaacattgTGGCTCCTTTCACTAATTTACAAGTAATTTTCCACTAATTTCAAGGAAATCACTTTAATGTTATAAggacaaattataattttctttcttctctttgaaATTTGGGGCAGATTGGATTTGGTCTCTCAAAGTTAATTTACTTTACAACAAACGGCTATCACTTGAATGCCTATAAATAAAGGGGAGTTAGTTATAAATTGGACATATCTATATGTTTAAATTCATTGTCCGTCCTAAGTTTGTACTTCATTTATCACTCAATTAACAatattaatttgttaataaaatgactaaaatctATAATTGGATGAACATCtcatagaaaaatattttcaaattagagTTGTTGGAATATATTTCTTCCACTCTTTCTTACGTTcttataaatatcaaaatgattTGAATTGAGTTAATTATAGaaaagaatcaaaacaaaatattaggtATACTCCACAAAAACAGTGAGATAAATAATCTTTCTTCATATTTATATTGAactctaataaaattttaactaatttgattttaaataagtataaaaaatgaaataacaatatttttatttcacgATTCAAAATTGTTTATATGAAGTTACTGCATTGACAACAAAGCGTTATAATATTCTAGTTTCATCATTTAGAAAGTatataatacattaaaataaaattgattattaCCATTTTTCTTAAAGGATTAATATGCCCATTACGTAATTTGTGATAATATCATCGGCTGCTAAACAAAAGTATcttagtttgattttttattattattttctttggagaagaaacaaaagaagtGTCTTGGTTTGGTGCCTGGTCATTGCTTGCAACGAAGTTAATATATGGCTGATAATAATTATTGTTGACTTCACATTTTTGTATCTGATTCAGCCTAAAGATTAAAGAGGTCTTATAGATGATGATGAAGTTGTgacaaaagttcaaaattttcaatcaatttcagAGAGTGATTAGCCATGTTACAAATCAACGACCATATGGTTCATGTCCATATTACCATATAGTATTAGACTGAAAGAAAAGTAGGTGGAAGTGATAAGAATTCTCAGATCTTTTAACTACAGTCCATAACAATCAATTAGGTGcttaattaattattgggaaaaaaaaagtatgactCGATTTGGTATTTTGGTGTTTTTCTCtctacatataattttttttttatctggtTCAGTTGACAAAGAGGATTTGCGTAATTGCATGGAATAATCTGTATTTGACCATAATGCCACAGGTGCAAACGTACGATTCTTGGCGTACTAACTATcatgcatgtcaatttttaaaTGGGGTTTGTTTTGCCTGGAATCTGGATGCTTACACTAGTGACTTAATAAAAGTGTTCTGTTGCTAATAGTGTTGTTAAgctttataaagaaaataaaatattttatgcaaTAAGTCTATAGACAAAAGATGTCctaatttcacaattattaatgtaatttcttttgattggtgtatgataaaaattgcatcataaacTGGTatgtgtaaaaattatattaattcaaTCACAACTTACTATCATAATAATGTTATGATAGATGATCAACAAGATGGAGTTTTTgtgaaaaacaaatatattataaatcaaTTAACATCTTATGGTATTTTTAATAGGACAAATTTCaattacaaacttagttgtaaccAATGGCTACAGTTCCCACTAAAGAAATTAGCatgattacatatttttaaaatataacctttaaattgcatgatttttatatttttaacatgcatattaaattttgtactaATCAGATATTACTTATTGTTtgattcataaatttattttttatacataattttatattataaaaatttaaaattcaaacatttgattaatgaaatagctattgatctttgattttgaaattctgcaaatatgaaaaatataaacaagAAAATGTTATTCAATGGTGGATTTGCcaaattcatattcaataaaaagatgtcTACGGACGgattgtagctaaattttgtcattttcaatAAAGACACCTACATTTCCCAACTatagaatttcaaaaaaaaaaaaagaaaaaaaaagaaaaaaaaaaagttgttctGTACTGCTACATACAAAAAATTTGATCACTTTTTTCACACTTTGAGTTGGCAAGGTTTCACTGATTCTCATTTGGATCtaccattaatatcatttttttttaccctccACAAATAATCTGTCACATCAGTATGTgccaaattttttatgttttgcgGATAAAAATGCTAGATATACATGGAAAGAATatcaacaaatctttttttttttaaattatcgcCAGGTTCTTTAATCtttatgaaaagatttttttttttccatttatgaACGAAAAAGCCTAAGAacacaaataattttacaaatagTTTGATACTTGTTGACGTGACAAATTATTAGtagtaaggaaaaaaagaaaaaaaaaaaaaagatgttagcAATGATCTCAGATAAAAACGAGCAAAACCTTACAACTCAACTGATGAAAAAtgtagtcaaattttgtgtttcgTAGCATTACACTTTATGAACCGATTCTTTTACATTATTGCCTGGGCATGTTCCTTGATTCtgaaataaaatgtaaaagtaTGTCTTTGTTAGAGCTGACTCGGATTCTCGAAAGCTACTCTATAAGTAAATATGTAAAGGACAAGACACAAGTGAGTTGCGTCGTGCGTGCTCTA
This genomic stretch from Castanea sativa cultivar Marrone di Chiusa Pesio chromosome 1, ASM4071231v1 harbors:
- the LOC142629056 gene encoding uncharacterized protein LOC142629056; protein product: MSTMWAFMASWFTPSSLFVFVNLTIITIILTSRFTSHRKPPQHQQQQLVRVPSVLERVTSFNFSLYKFDQPINPEPPVLSEYPTLQHSEPEHVNPDPPTQIARTPSLLERLKSLSVLYRSDSATPEPETDTDESEEHANPDPPTQIARTPSLLERLKSISVLYRSDSATPEPETDTDESEDEISDPGHDHLVRRSKSDKAGGVLVKRGEKMTKSASEKTAQERKMETASLGFDEEVDAKADDFINRFKQQLRLQRLNSLLSSRGK